Proteins encoded in a region of the Haloglomus salinum genome:
- a CDS encoding acyl-CoA dehydrogenase family protein, producing the protein MATQDAAPAGVSFDTDEETRLILQSIDDFIEQEVEPLEDELGDTWSNPRKRHEDDGRMVPEVVETLQEVRKRSADAGFYAMNLPEEVGGEGVSNVTWYRAMKHVASRGPGLHSAMLAGPEGPKPLLMQAEGDQVEKYLKPAVRGEKSTAFAQTEPGAGSDSPAMKTSAEKDGDEWVINGRKQWITNAPYADFVQVFARTSPQEEMGRYGGITCFIVEADEFEIASLNNAHSAIGRQGEIALDDVRVPEDRVLGDVDTAFYDAMDFLSLGRLEIGGRAVGHTQYLLEQGTQYANDREAFGRPIGKFQGISHKLAEGKARMYAADAAGLQLAWKMDNGEQAIEDSSIVKYLSTNVMFDVADDVVQVHGGNGLAEDNDFMTELETAKLLRIVEGTDEIQLNTIAKQMGVN; encoded by the coding sequence ATGGCAACACAGGACGCCGCCCCCGCGGGCGTCAGCTTCGACACCGACGAGGAGACACGGCTCATCCTCCAGTCCATCGACGACTTCATCGAGCAGGAGGTCGAGCCGCTGGAGGACGAGCTGGGCGACACCTGGTCGAACCCACGCAAACGCCACGAGGACGACGGCCGGATGGTGCCCGAGGTCGTCGAGACACTGCAGGAGGTCCGCAAGCGCTCGGCCGACGCCGGCTTCTACGCGATGAACCTCCCCGAGGAGGTCGGCGGCGAGGGCGTCTCCAACGTGACCTGGTACCGTGCGATGAAGCACGTCGCCTCGCGCGGGCCAGGCCTCCACTCGGCGATGCTCGCCGGGCCGGAGGGCCCGAAGCCGCTCCTGATGCAGGCCGAGGGCGACCAGGTCGAGAAGTACCTCAAGCCCGCGGTCCGGGGTGAGAAGTCCACGGCGTTCGCCCAGACCGAGCCCGGTGCCGGCTCGGACTCCCCGGCGATGAAGACCAGCGCCGAGAAGGACGGCGACGAGTGGGTCATCAACGGGCGCAAGCAGTGGATCACGAACGCCCCGTACGCCGACTTCGTGCAGGTGTTCGCCCGCACGAGCCCCCAGGAGGAGATGGGCCGGTACGGGGGTATCACCTGCTTCATCGTCGAGGCCGACGAGTTCGAGATCGCCTCGCTCAACAACGCCCATTCGGCCATCGGCCGGCAGGGCGAGATCGCCCTCGACGACGTGCGCGTCCCGGAGGACCGCGTCCTCGGCGACGTGGACACGGCGTTCTACGACGCGATGGACTTCCTCTCGCTGGGCCGGCTGGAGATCGGTGGCCGCGCGGTCGGCCACACCCAGTACCTCCTCGAGCAGGGCACCCAGTACGCCAACGACCGCGAGGCGTTCGGCCGCCCCATCGGCAAGTTCCAGGGCATCTCCCACAAACTGGCCGAGGGGAAGGCCCGGATGTACGCCGCCGACGCCGCCGGCCTCCAGCTCGCCTGGAAGATGGACAACGGCGAGCAGGCCATCGAGGACTCCTCCATCGTCAAGTACCTCTCCACGAACGTCATGTTCGACGTGGCCGACGACGTGGTGCAGGTCCACGGCGGCAACGGCCTCGCCGAGGACAACGACTTCATGACGGAACTGGAGACGGCCAAACTGCTCCGCATCGTCGAGGGCACCGACGAGATCCAGCTCAACACCATCGCGAAGCAGATGGGCGTCAATTAA
- a CDS encoding DUF4112 domain-containing protein: protein MNDELPADVSQDAIAEVDAATDIDEAAIRRMHAVAQLLDDGIRLPVVGVRIGLDPILGVLPVAGDTAMAVVGLYIVVESARQGVSYWTIARMLLNILVDAAIGSVPVVGDLFDVAFRAHRRNLNLALSDLDVTLAIEE from the coding sequence GTGAACGACGAACTCCCTGCCGACGTGTCGCAGGATGCGATTGCGGAGGTGGATGCGGCGACCGATATCGACGAGGCTGCCATCCGGCGGATGCACGCGGTCGCGCAGCTGCTCGACGACGGCATCAGACTCCCCGTGGTCGGGGTCCGTATCGGTCTGGACCCGATTCTCGGGGTGCTCCCGGTCGCCGGCGACACGGCGATGGCCGTCGTCGGGCTCTACATCGTGGTCGAATCGGCCCGGCAGGGCGTCTCCTACTGGACCATCGCCAGGATGCTGCTCAACATCCTCGTCGACGCGGCCATCGGCTCCGTCCCCGTCGTCGGTGACCTGTTCGACGTGGCGTTCCGCGCGCATCGGCGGAACCTGAATCTCGCGCTGTCCGACCTCGACGTGACCCTCGCCATCGAGGAGTGA
- a CDS encoding long-chain fatty acid--CoA ligase → MDYQLTLEKILDRATSLYPDREIVSVRPDGSKHRYTYAEMGDRVAQLANALDDLGVEDGERVATVALNNHRHLELYFGPPASGRSIHMCNMRLPDEHFQYIVNDAEDRVLFVDPAFIEKVEANAAELDTVEQYVVLGEAVPDTSLEPVVSYEDLLAEQSTNYEWPDIDEDDECGMCYTSGTTGKPKGVAYSHRGVYLHTLMCGHVDANAVGQDDTVLPVVPMFHANGWGIPYASTLVGAKQVLPNVHTDPGPIAELIDEEDVTLSAAVPTIWLEMAEYLDENPEADISSIDRLTVGGSAPPESLIRRYDEDFDAPIIQGWGMTEMSPLGSLSILRKEVADADPETRYEYRAKAGMPVPAIDTRIVDDDGEQVAHDGEAFGELQVRGPWVVDEYHNRPEANAESFAEDDEGRWLKTGDIATMDEQGYLDIVDRTKDVIKSGGEWISSVELENELMAHEAVSEATVIAVDHEKWQERPMACIVLREGHEVTEDELDEFLGERFPAWWLPDHYEIVDAIPRTSTGKFDKKVLRDRFDELTLSEEHAD, encoded by the coding sequence ATGGACTACCAGTTGACGCTCGAGAAGATACTCGACCGCGCGACATCGCTCTACCCGGACCGGGAGATCGTGAGCGTCAGACCCGACGGCTCGAAGCATCGCTACACCTACGCCGAGATGGGCGACCGCGTCGCCCAGCTGGCGAACGCGCTGGACGACCTCGGCGTAGAGGACGGAGAGCGGGTCGCCACGGTCGCGCTCAACAACCACCGGCATCTGGAGCTCTACTTCGGCCCGCCGGCCTCCGGGCGCTCCATCCACATGTGCAACATGCGGCTGCCCGACGAGCACTTCCAGTACATCGTCAACGATGCCGAGGACAGGGTGCTGTTCGTGGACCCGGCGTTCATCGAGAAGGTCGAGGCCAACGCGGCGGAACTCGACACCGTCGAGCAGTACGTGGTCCTCGGCGAGGCCGTCCCTGACACGTCGCTGGAGCCCGTGGTCTCCTACGAGGACCTGCTCGCCGAGCAGTCGACCAACTACGAGTGGCCCGACATCGACGAGGACGACGAGTGCGGGATGTGCTACACCTCCGGGACGACGGGTAAGCCGAAGGGTGTCGCCTACTCACACCGGGGCGTCTACCTCCACACGCTGATGTGCGGGCACGTCGACGCGAACGCCGTCGGGCAGGACGACACGGTGTTGCCGGTCGTTCCGATGTTCCACGCCAACGGCTGGGGTATCCCCTACGCCTCGACGCTGGTCGGCGCGAAGCAGGTCCTCCCCAACGTCCACACCGACCCCGGCCCCATCGCCGAACTCATCGACGAGGAGGACGTGACGCTGTCGGCCGCCGTCCCGACCATCTGGCTGGAGATGGCCGAGTACCTCGACGAGAACCCCGAGGCGGACATCTCCAGTATCGACCGCCTGACCGTCGGTGGCTCGGCCCCGCCGGAGTCGCTCATCAGGCGCTACGACGAGGACTTCGACGCGCCCATCATCCAGGGCTGGGGGATGACAGAGATGAGCCCGCTCGGTTCGCTGTCGATCCTCCGCAAGGAGGTGGCCGACGCCGACCCCGAGACCCGATACGAGTACCGCGCCAAGGCCGGCATGCCGGTCCCGGCCATCGACACGCGAATCGTCGACGACGACGGGGAGCAGGTGGCACACGACGGCGAGGCGTTCGGCGAACTCCAGGTCCGCGGTCCCTGGGTCGTCGATGAGTACCACAACCGGCCCGAGGCGAACGCGGAGTCGTTCGCCGAGGACGACGAGGGGCGGTGGCTGAAGACCGGCGACATCGCGACGATGGACGAGCAGGGCTACCTCGATATCGTCGACCGGACGAAGGACGTCATCAAGTCCGGCGGGGAGTGGATATCGAGCGTGGAACTGGAGAACGAGCTGATGGCCCACGAGGCCGTCTCGGAGGCGACCGTCATCGCGGTCGACCACGAGAAGTGGCAGGAGCGGCCGATGGCCTGCATCGTCCTCCGGGAAGGGCACGAGGTGACCGAGGACGAACTCGACGAGTTCCTCGGCGAGCGGTTCCCCGCGTGGTGGCTCCCGGACCACTACGAGATCGTCGACGCCATCCCGCGCACCTCGACCGGTAAGTTCGACAAGAAGGTGCTGCGCGACCGGTTCGACGAGCTGACGCTCAGCGAGGAGCACGCCGACTGA
- a CDS encoding CaiB/BaiF CoA transferase family protein, whose product MRLDDVRVLDLTRLLPGPYATQLLADMGADVVKIEDTGAGDYARHTPPVTDRGTGALFDSVNRGKRSVAIDLKSDEGREAFLDLAADADVVFEQFRPGVVDRLGVDYESVREVNDEVVYCSLSGYGNSGPYRERAGHDLNYIGVAGLLDMTRNGEDDAPRVPGYQIGDLGGGLFAAFSIVSALLSRELGNTGGEYIDVSMTDVVASFSQSIAYEALAGDDPRPGETALTGLYPWYDVYECADGQYLTLGALEPEFWQAFCEEVGKEEWVGEHMTGDPDRRAALREALEELFVEKSRDAWLEELSDQTMTGPVLSPAEAFEHEQLAERVVKRPDDAPPRVGFPAAGTDAPEDTDESVPGHGEHTAAVLSEAGLDDDEVEALRDAGAIN is encoded by the coding sequence ATGCGACTCGACGACGTGCGGGTGCTCGACCTGACCCGCCTCCTGCCGGGACCGTACGCCACCCAACTGCTCGCCGACATGGGCGCCGACGTGGTCAAGATCGAAGACACCGGCGCCGGCGACTACGCCCGCCACACCCCGCCGGTCACCGACCGCGGGACAGGCGCGCTGTTCGACTCGGTCAACCGGGGCAAGCGCTCGGTCGCCATCGACCTCAAGAGCGACGAGGGGCGCGAGGCGTTCCTCGACCTCGCCGCCGACGCGGATGTCGTCTTCGAGCAGTTCCGCCCGGGCGTCGTGGACCGACTCGGCGTCGATTACGAGAGCGTCCGCGAGGTGAACGACGAGGTCGTCTACTGCTCGCTCTCGGGCTACGGCAACAGCGGACCGTACCGCGAGCGCGCCGGCCACGACCTCAACTACATCGGTGTCGCCGGCCTGCTCGACATGACCCGGAACGGCGAGGACGACGCGCCCCGGGTGCCGGGCTACCAGATCGGCGACCTCGGCGGCGGCCTGTTCGCCGCGTTCAGCATCGTCTCGGCGCTCCTCTCCCGCGAACTCGGGAACACCGGGGGTGAGTACATCGACGTCTCGATGACTGACGTGGTGGCCTCGTTCTCCCAGTCCATCGCGTACGAGGCGCTCGCGGGCGACGACCCGCGTCCCGGCGAGACGGCGCTGACCGGCCTCTACCCGTGGTACGACGTGTACGAGTGTGCCGACGGCCAGTATCTCACGCTGGGGGCGCTCGAACCCGAGTTCTGGCAGGCGTTCTGCGAGGAGGTCGGCAAGGAGGAGTGGGTCGGCGAGCACATGACCGGCGACCCGGACCGGCGGGCCGCGCTGCGGGAGGCGCTGGAGGAGCTGTTCGTCGAGAAGTCCCGAGACGCGTGGCTCGAAGAGCTCAGCGACCAGACGATGACCGGGCCGGTCCTCTCGCCGGCGGAGGCGTTCGAGCACGAGCAACTCGCCGAGCGGGTCGTGAAGCGACCCGACGACGCGCCGCCGCGGGTCGGCTTCCCCGCGGCCGGGACCGACGCCCCGGAGGACACCGACGAGTCCGTCCCCGGCCACGGCGAGCACACGGCGGCCGTCCTCAGCGAGGCCGGACTGGACGATGACGAGGTCGAGGCGCTCCGTGACGCGGGTGCCATCAACTGA
- a CDS encoding LLM class flavin-dependent oxidoreductase produces the protein MPGADAADNVGFLLPQLGRDPADVAARAEDLGYDSVWLGELWFTASPVKLAQIVERTETVDVGSAILNTYSRSPAVLAMTAATLHRDSGGRFNLGLGTSTPKAVEDLHGMEFDDPNPARRLHECVELCREFFTGAGRVDYDGQVFHAADFPALGSDVPIYAAALGTANRRVVARLCDGWIPHNVPFPDLAESFDYIREHTPDERDAEDISVAPYVPAAVDEDPTEARDAIRGHVAYYVGNGDGYRRAVASRFPDGAEAVSEAWRSGERAAAREAVTDEMVDALGIAGTPEEAREQFDELCAMDVLDQPLVTIPQDASGVLDATIEALAPANR, from the coding sequence ATGCCGGGCGCCGACGCGGCCGACAACGTCGGCTTCCTGCTCCCGCAACTGGGCCGGGACCCGGCGGACGTGGCGGCCCGGGCCGAGGACCTGGGCTACGATTCGGTGTGGCTCGGGGAACTCTGGTTCACCGCGTCGCCCGTGAAGCTGGCGCAGATCGTCGAGCGCACGGAGACGGTCGACGTGGGCTCGGCCATCCTGAACACGTACTCCCGGTCGCCCGCGGTGCTGGCGATGACCGCCGCGACGCTCCATCGGGACTCGGGTGGCCGCTTCAATCTCGGCCTCGGCACGAGTACGCCGAAGGCCGTCGAGGACCTCCACGGGATGGAGTTCGACGACCCGAACCCGGCCCGGCGGCTCCACGAGTGCGTGGAACTCTGCCGCGAGTTCTTCACCGGCGCGGGACGGGTCGACTACGACGGGCAGGTCTTCCACGCTGCTGACTTCCCCGCGCTCGGGTCGGACGTGCCCATCTACGCCGCCGCGCTCGGGACGGCCAACCGCCGGGTCGTCGCGCGGCTCTGCGACGGCTGGATTCCGCACAACGTCCCGTTCCCGGACCTCGCGGAGTCGTTCGACTACATCCGCGAGCATACGCCCGACGAGCGCGACGCCGAGGACATCTCCGTCGCGCCGTACGTCCCGGCGGCCGTCGACGAGGACCCCACAGAGGCCCGGGACGCGATTCGCGGCCACGTCGCGTACTACGTCGGCAACGGCGACGGGTACCGGCGCGCGGTCGCCTCGCGGTTCCCGGACGGCGCGGAGGCGGTGTCCGAGGCGTGGCGGTCGGGCGAGCGTGCCGCGGCCCGCGAGGCCGTCACCGACGAGATGGTCGACGCCCTCGGAATCGCCGGCACGCCCGAAGAGGCCCGCGAGCAGTTCGACGAGCTCTGTGCGATGGACGTGCTCGACCAGCCGCTGGTGACGATTCCACAGGACGCCTCCGGCGTGCTGGACGCGACCATCGAGGCGCTCGCACCGGCGAACCGCTGA
- a CDS encoding DMT family transporter: MSRRSAVLLFGALATMWGLSFPAITVGLRDLPPILFAAFRYDVAGVLLLAYVALTAAPGDRRPTERRDVSAVLAGGTFLVAANALLFVGQQTVPSGVAAILQGLVPILTTLWALLLLDQQLTPAGAAGILLGFLGVGLIVRPDPSNLLATDLVGKVIILGQVLFVALGGVLVDRAKPTMASSALTGWSMALGGILLHLGSLAAGEGLAGATFTPTAVGAIVYLGVFSTALAFVIYFTILERYGALETSLVAYLVPVVATVAGVVLLDESITLATIGGFAIVFLGFALLKRRQLADLLGYEDAVVRPGD; this comes from the coding sequence GTGTCCCGCCGCTCTGCAGTCCTCCTGTTCGGCGCTCTCGCGACGATGTGGGGCCTGTCGTTCCCCGCTATCACGGTCGGCCTGCGTGACCTCCCGCCCATCCTGTTCGCCGCGTTCCGCTACGACGTGGCGGGCGTTCTGTTGCTGGCGTACGTCGCCCTGACGGCGGCTCCGGGCGACCGCCGGCCGACCGAGCGCCGCGACGTGAGTGCCGTCCTCGCGGGCGGGACCTTCCTCGTCGCGGCGAACGCGCTCCTGTTCGTCGGCCAGCAGACCGTCCCAAGCGGCGTCGCGGCCATCCTCCAGGGGCTCGTGCCCATCCTCACGACGCTGTGGGCGCTCCTGTTGCTCGACCAGCAGCTGACGCCCGCCGGTGCAGCCGGTATCCTGCTGGGCTTTCTCGGCGTCGGCCTCATCGTCCGGCCGGACCCGTCGAACCTGCTGGCCACAGACCTCGTCGGGAAGGTCATCATCCTCGGGCAGGTGCTGTTCGTCGCGCTCGGGGGCGTGCTGGTCGACCGGGCGAAGCCGACGATGGCAAGCAGCGCGCTCACGGGCTGGTCGATGGCACTGGGCGGAATCCTGCTTCATCTGGGGAGCCTCGCCGCCGGCGAGGGACTGGCGGGCGCGACGTTCACACCGACCGCCGTCGGCGCCATCGTCTACCTCGGCGTCTTCTCGACGGCCCTGGCGTTCGTCATCTACTTCACCATCCTCGAACGCTACGGTGCCCTGGAGACCAGCCTCGTCGCCTACCTCGTTCCGGTCGTGGCGACCGTCGCGGGTGTCGTCCTGCTGGACGAGTCCATCACGCTGGCGACCATCGGCGGCTTCGCCATCGTCTTCCTGGGCTTCGCGCTGCTGAAGCGACGCCAGCTGGCGGACCTGCTGGGCTACGAGGACGCGGTGGTCCGGCCTGGCGACTGA
- a CDS encoding NAD(P)/FAD-dependent oxidoreductase has protein sequence MTRIGFVGAGAGAAAAAYALRNADADLTVVEKSGGVCGRAATRRRGDYEYVYDYGANYVKSNDERVNRLLTEGLDSEGLVDVTEPVWTFDAEGTISEGQDADEHKWSYERGLTQIAKRLLGTTDATVHRRTRVETVRRNTDRTWTLLDDEGESYGPFDRLVLNPPAPQTAELLRDAEWDRDLRTDLASEAASVSYRTIVTAVLGYDTTLDREWYALVNVDKDHDIGWLAREECKDGHVPDGESLLVVQLSPEWSHEQYDDDTESVCTSVADATADLLGEPHLTDPDWTDHQGWRYALPDEGADTDLLDEAEEYGLHFTGDWVAGEARLHAALRNGLETGERIVDGL, from the coding sequence ATGACACGAATCGGGTTCGTGGGGGCAGGGGCCGGGGCCGCCGCCGCGGCCTACGCGCTCCGGAACGCGGACGCCGACCTGACCGTCGTCGAGAAGTCGGGTGGCGTCTGCGGCCGCGCGGCGACCCGCCGGCGCGGCGACTACGAGTACGTCTACGATTACGGAGCCAACTACGTGAAATCCAACGACGAACGGGTCAACCGACTCCTGACCGAGGGCCTCGACAGCGAGGGACTGGTGGACGTGACGGAACCGGTGTGGACGTTCGACGCCGAGGGAACAATCTCGGAGGGACAGGACGCCGACGAGCACAAGTGGAGCTACGAGCGCGGCCTCACGCAGATCGCGAAACGCCTGCTCGGGACCACGGACGCGACGGTCCACCGGCGGACCCGCGTAGAGACCGTCCGGCGGAACACCGACCGCACGTGGACACTCCTCGACGACGAGGGCGAGTCGTACGGCCCGTTCGACCGGCTGGTACTGAACCCGCCGGCGCCACAGACCGCCGAACTCCTGCGTGACGCCGAGTGGGACCGGGACCTCCGGACGGACCTGGCGAGCGAGGCCGCCTCTGTCTCCTACCGGACCATCGTCACGGCCGTCCTCGGCTACGACACGACGCTCGACCGCGAGTGGTACGCGCTCGTGAACGTCGACAAGGACCACGACATCGGCTGGCTCGCGCGCGAGGAGTGCAAGGACGGCCACGTCCCGGACGGGGAATCGCTGCTGGTGGTCCAGCTGTCGCCGGAATGGTCTCACGAACAGTACGACGACGACACGGAATCGGTCTGTACGTCGGTCGCGGACGCGACGGCCGACCTGCTCGGCGAGCCCCATCTCACGGACCCGGACTGGACCGACCATCAGGGGTGGCGCTACGCGCTCCCGGACGAAGGAGCGGACACGGACCTGCTGGACGAGGCCGAAGAGTACGGCCTCCACTTCACGGGAGACTGGGTCGCTGGCGAGGCGCGCCTCCACGCCGCGCTCCGGAACGGGCTGGAGACGGGCGAGCGCATCGTCGACGGGCTGTAG
- the dnaJ gene encoding molecular chaperone DnaJ — translation MSEDFYEVLGVSRDASEDEIKQAYRKKAAEYHPDVSDDPNAEEKFKQVKKAKEVLTDEEQRRAYDQMGHERFEQAEKRGGFDGGAGGAGGGPFGGGAGGDPFGGAGGMGDIFEQFFGGGGGGGGRGGARQGADLRTSLTITLEEAYHGVTKQLNITRPERCPDCDGSGHPPGADSETCPQCNGRGQETTVRQTPLGRVQQTRTCSRCEGEGTLYDETCSTCGGEGVTREDASLEVEIPGGIDSGQTLRMEREGAPGEGGGPNGDLLVEIQVEEHPDFDRDGADLHYTLPVSFPQAVFGDTVEIPTLDGKVEMDLDAGVQSGETRRLRGKGMPRLQRRGQGDLLVHVQVVTPQKLNEEQQEALEAFAEASDEDLSVDQSFFEKIKSSF, via the coding sequence ATGAGCGAGGACTTCTACGAGGTACTGGGGGTCTCACGCGACGCGAGCGAGGACGAGATCAAGCAGGCCTACCGGAAGAAGGCGGCCGAGTATCACCCGGACGTGAGCGACGACCCGAACGCCGAGGAGAAGTTCAAGCAGGTCAAGAAGGCAAAGGAGGTGCTCACGGACGAGGAACAGCGACGCGCGTACGACCAGATGGGCCACGAGCGCTTCGAGCAGGCCGAGAAGCGCGGCGGCTTCGACGGCGGCGCGGGCGGTGCCGGCGGCGGCCCCTTCGGCGGTGGCGCCGGTGGCGACCCGTTCGGCGGCGCCGGCGGGATGGGCGACATCTTCGAGCAGTTCTTCGGCGGCGGTGGTGGCGGCGGCGGCCGCGGCGGTGCCCGGCAGGGGGCCGACCTCCGCACGTCGCTGACCATCACACTCGAAGAGGCCTACCACGGTGTCACGAAGCAGCTGAACATCACGCGGCCCGAACGGTGCCCGGACTGTGACGGCTCCGGCCATCCGCCGGGCGCTGACTCGGAGACCTGTCCCCAGTGTAACGGCCGCGGGCAGGAGACGACGGTCCGGCAGACGCCGCTCGGGCGCGTCCAGCAGACCCGGACCTGCAGCCGTTGTGAGGGCGAGGGGACGCTGTACGACGAGACCTGCTCGACCTGTGGTGGCGAGGGCGTCACGCGCGAGGACGCGAGTCTGGAGGTGGAGATTCCAGGCGGTATCGACAGCGGGCAGACCCTCCGCATGGAGCGCGAGGGCGCGCCCGGCGAGGGCGGCGGGCCGAACGGCGACCTGCTCGTCGAGATCCAGGTCGAGGAGCACCCGGACTTCGACCGCGACGGTGCCGACCTCCACTACACGCTCCCGGTCTCCTTCCCGCAGGCCGTCTTCGGCGACACCGTCGAGATACCGACGCTCGACGGCAAGGTCGAGATGGACCTCGACGCGGGCGTCCAGTCCGGCGAGACCCGGCGGCTCCGCGGCAAGGGGATGCCCCGACTCCAGCGCCGCGGCCAGGGCGACCTCCTGGTCCACGTGCAGGTCGTCACGCCCCAGAAGCTGAACGAGGAGCAACAGGAAGCACTGGAGGCGTTCGCCGAGGCCTCCGACGAGGACCTCTCGGTGGACCAGAGCTTCTTCGAGAAGATCAAGAGCAGCTTCTGA